A genomic region of Carassius carassius chromosome 27, fCarCar2.1, whole genome shotgun sequence contains the following coding sequences:
- the si:ch73-257c13.2 gene encoding uncharacterized protein si:ch73-257c13.2 → MALETCIAFLLADSYDVEDFLFFKKNATRKRRKVRMKLKTEPSDDLQREDEKRDVFNTVLQSLTVHDFKSHFQLTTSQTEELVQLLAPCKWTAIRQEGWTVWHAVLASLWALSTQESYHSVANRFHITESLICDQLDEFCTLVTSNLANEIHWPHGKEAEMSVVGFLSTVGLPDTLCVVGTGFIPIEKPTDVPDPEIYRDAEGSYSVKLMAFCNHKGRFTYVSAEHPRNWHNSRVLSASEVGKALRENPVALLHGKHIIGNSTFPLSEHFLTPFPDYATLGQKKVCYNQKVQSSLAVAQGSIHTLRSCFQRLRCLQKHSVCQTSLAVKTCCILYNMFLETYNVLVDCIRDDVTQKPFHELRYGHSGSLGGISKRQDIAASLGRTTKKRKYMYNQC, encoded by the exons TGAAGTTGAAAACTGAGCCAAGTGATGATCTGCAAAG AGAGGATGAAAAAAGAGATGTTTTCAATACCGTGCTGCAAAGCTTGACAGTACATGATTTTAAGAGTCACTTCCAGCTGACGACATCTCAAACTGAG GAGTTGGTACAGCTGCTGGCACCATGTAAATGGACTGCCATTAGGCAAGAGGGATGGACCGTGTGGCATGCAGTGCTTGCTAGCCTGTGGGCTCTTTCTACCCAAGAGTCTTACCACAGTGTGGCAAACCGTTTCCACATCACAGAGTCACTCATTTGTGATCAGCTGGATGAGTTTTGTACCCTTGTTACCAGTAACTTGGCTAATGAAATTCACTGGCCGCACGGGAAGGAAGCAGAAATGTCTGTGGTGGGGTTCCTTTCTACAGTGGGGTTACCAGATACCCTCTGTGTAGTAGGAACTGGTTTCATTCCTATTGAGAAACCTACAGATGTGCCAGATCCAGAGATATATAGAGACGCAGAGGGGTCGTACTCTGTAAAACTCATGGCTTTTTGCAACCACAAGGGCCGCTTTACCTACGTGTCTGCAGAGCACCCTAGAAATTGGCACAACTCAAGAGTCCTTTCAGCATCGGAGGTTGGCAAGGCATTGCGGGAAAACCCTGTGGCTCTGCTACATGGCAAACACATTATTGGCAATTCCACCTTCCCACTTTCAGAGCACTTTCTGACTCCATTCCCTGATTATGCAACACTAGGACAGAAAAAAGTTTGTTATAACCAGAAAGTGCAGTCATCTCTTGCAGTTGCACAAGGCTCCATCCATACTCTGAGATCTTGTTTTCAGAGGCTCAGATGTCTGCAGAAGCATTCGGTTTGCCAAACCAGTTTAGCTGTGAAGACCTGCTGTATTTtatacaacatgttcctggaaacGTACAATGTTCTAGTGGACTGCATTAGGGATGATGTAACTCAAAAACCTTTCCATGAACTACGCTACGGACATTCTGGAAGTCTGGGTGGAATATCTAAAAGACAAGACATTGCAGCCTCACTCGGGCGAAccactaaaaaaagaaaatatatgtaCAATCAGTGTTGA